The following is a genomic window from Synechococcus sp. JA-2-3B'a(2-13).
GGTGCTTGGCAGCGGGTTACGCTGATCCGGGCGCAGAAGGATCCTGGTTGAGGAAGGCGCAAACCTGGTCAAACACCGTTTCCCGCTCGCAGTCCAAAGTGAGGATGTGGTCGGAGTGCTCCAGCCAAGACAAGATCTTCTCCTCGGATCCCAGCTCTTGATAGAGCCACATTGCCTGGTCGGGGTCCACCACCATATCTTGGCGGGATTGCAGGATCAGGGTGGGAACCCGGATGCTGGCCACTTCCCCCTTGACCCGCTCGATCAGCTCCAGAGCGCTGCGCACCGCCGACAGATTAAAGCTGCGGAAATAGGCCGTTCTTTCTGCCAAGGCTCGAGCGTCCCCATCCCGAATCGGCAAGCTGAGGCGGGGCACCTCCTTCAATAGCCAACCCAGGCTGTTCAGGTACTGCTCAGGGCGAAAAAGATAGTACCAGCGGTGGCGAATGGCGAAAAATGGCGCCAGCAGCACCAATTTATGGATGGGATGGGCAAAAGCCAGGTGCAAAGCCAGCAGACAGCCGGTGGAAAAGCCCACCAAGGAAACGCGCGGGTACTCCTGCTGCAAAGCCAGATAATGCTCCAAAGCCCGCCCGTACCACTCCGTCCAGCGGGAAGGGGGCATGTGGGCAGACCGGCGGTCGTGTAAGCGATGCGGAGCACTGTCATGGCCGGGATAGTTAAATCCCTGCACCGTCAGGCCAGCCGCCAACAGCCGCTCTGCCAGCCATTGCAACTCGTAAACACCGCCCCCCAATCCATGTAGCAGCAGACAGGCGTGTTCCCCTGCTCCTCGCCACAAAAAGGGTTCGTTACTCAACATAAAAAATAAAACTCCGTTCCACTTCGCGACGGGATCCCTTGCTAGCCCAAGGTGATATCCAGCAACATCATCACCACAAACCCACTGATGACCCCAAAGGTGCCCTCCCGCTCCAACCCCTGCCGGTGCGACTCAGGGATGATCTCATCGGAAATGACAAACAACATCGCCCCCGCCGCAAAAGCCATGCCCCAGGGTAGTAGGGGCTGCGCCAGAGAGACCACCGTTGCTCCCAGGATCCCGCCGATGGGCTCCACCAGTCCGGTCAGCAGGGCGATGCCAAAAGCGAACAGCCGCGAGTACCCCTGGCCCACCAGTGACAAAGCCACCACCAGCCCTTCTGGCATGTTCTGCAAGCCGATCCCCAACGCCAACGCCAACCCATCGCCGACTTGGCCGGTAGCGAAACCCACTCCCACCGCCAGTCCTTCCGGGAAATTGTGCAGGGCAATGGCAATGATGAACAGCCAAATCCGCTTCAAATGGGCGCGGTTCTCCCCTTCAACCCCTTTGAAAAAGTGCTCGTGGGGAAAAAAGCGGTGGGCACTCTCCAGGAAGATCGCCCCCAACAACAGGCCTGCCACCATCACCACAGCCGCCCCAAATGGGGAATACCCCAGCGCCATGGCTGCCTCGGTGCCCGGCACCAGCAGGGAAAAAGAGGTGGCCGCCAACATCACCCCACCCCCAAACCCCAGCAGGATCCCTTGTACCCTTTCGGAGAGCGAGGGAAGAAAAAGGGCCGGCAAAGCCCCCAGCCCCGTCGCCAAGCCGGCGATAAAGCTAGCCAGGGATCCCATCGCGATTGGATGCACAAGCCAATCTCCACAAAGGCCGAATGCTTTTCAATTCTCCTCCCTTTCCAACGTTGTGTGAACATTGCTGGCTCGAGCGGCATAGGCGAGGTTCTGAAAGTTGGCTTGGAGCGCCAGATTTTGTGCTTACAAGCAAGGTACCTAGGTTGTGTTGATCTTTCATTTGAGCCAAAAGAGAGCACTGACGAGATAGAGAAAACTCAAGAAGTTCCTGGCCAATTTGTCAAAACGAGAAAATAGATGCCGGTACTGCTTTAACTTATGAAAAAAGCATTCGATTAAATGCCTCTCTTGATACAGATGCTTGTCATAATGCCGCTGCGTCTTTCTATTCCTTTTAGGCGGAATAACCGCTTGAGCTTCCCCTATCTTCTCAATCAACTTATCCGCATCATATCCTTTATCCCCAATTACTTTGGTATCCTTTCTCTGCCAGCCCTCTATCAATTCTTCCCCTTGAGTAATATCGCTCTTTTCTCCGCCAGTTATTCTCAATTCCAGCGGATTTCCCAACCCATCTACACTCACATGAATCTTGGTGCTGTATCCGCCTCGGCTTCTCCCCAAAGCTTGCTCCCCTTTTTTCCGGCAGCACAGGAGTGCGCTCGAACCATGGTTGAATCAATAATGAGATGCTCTAAATCAGGGTCGTCAATAAAATACTTGAACATCCGTTCCCACACTCCAAAACGACTCCACCGGTGGAATCTTTGATAGATGGTGTACCATTTGCCATATCCTTCTGGGAGGTAGCGCCAAGGAGCACCGGAACGGGCTATCCAAAGAACTGCTTCAATAAACTGTTTACAGTTTGCTTCTTTCCCAATGTTAACTCTCTCTTCTGTCTGTAAAAAAGCCAATATCTTCTGCCATTTGTTTTCATCTAAAAAAACCAACTTCATCCTCTTTCCTCTATAAATTATTCTCTCTATCCTAACATAAGATCAACACGACCTAAGAGCAAGTCTGAAGGAGCTATTCCCTAGGTGGCGGCGGAAGCGGTGGGACGATAGTGCCTACACCGACACCTACACCGACCCCAACTCCAACACCCACCCCAACCCCGACGCCCACCCCCACCCCAACCCCGACACCTACGCCCACAACGGGTGCCCCGACTTTTAGCAAGGCATTTAGCCCCACCTCGGTAGCTGCCGGCCCTACTGCCAAAACAACCCTGACCTACACGATCACCAACACAGCCGCTCTGCCGCTGACTGGTCTATCTTTTTCCGACACCTTGCCTGCCGGCTTGATCGTTGCCACTCCCAACAACCTCAACAACGGCTGTGGCGGGACGCTGGCAGCTGCACCAGGAGCAACTTCCATCTTGCTGGTCAACGGCTCATTGGCAGCCAACGCTAGCTGCACC
Proteins encoded in this region:
- a CDS encoding IS5-like element ISSoc13 family transposase (programmed frameshift), with the translated sequence MKLVFLDENKWQKILAFLQTEERVNIGKEANCKQFIEAVLWIARSGAPWRYLPEGYGKWYTIYQRFHRWSRFGVWERMFKYFIDDPDLEHLIIDSTMVRAHSCAAGKKGEQALGRSRGGYSTKIHVSVDGLGNPLELRITGGEKSDITQGEELIEGWQRKDTKVIGDKGYDADKLIEKIGEAQAVIPPKRNRKTQRHYDKHLYQERHLIECFFHKLKQYRHLFSRFDKLARNFLSFLYLVSALFWLK
- a CDS encoding ZIP family metal transporter; the encoded protein is MGSLASFIAGLATGLGALPALFLPSLSERVQGILLGFGGGVMLAATSFSLLVPGTEAAMALGYSPFGAAVVMVAGLLLGAIFLESAHRFFPHEHFFKGVEGENRAHLKRIWLFIIAIALHNFPEGLAVGVGFATGQVGDGLALALGIGLQNMPEGLVVALSLVGQGYSRLFAFGIALLTGLVEPIGGILGATVVSLAQPLLPWGMAFAAGAMLFVISDEIIPESHRQGLEREGTFGVISGFVVMMLLDITLG
- a CDS encoding alpha/beta hydrolase — its product is MLSNEPFLWRGAGEHACLLLHGLGGGVYELQWLAERLLAAGLTVQGFNYPGHDSAPHRLHDRRSAHMPPSRWTEWYGRALEHYLALQQEYPRVSLVGFSTGCLLALHLAFAHPIHKLVLLAPFFAIRHRWYYLFRPEQYLNSLGWLLKEVPRLSLPIRDGDARALAERTAYFRSFNLSAVRSALELIERVKGEVASIRVPTLILQSRQDMVVDPDQAMWLYQELGSEEKILSWLEHSDHILTLDCERETVFDQVCAFLNQDPSAPGSA